The Dehalococcoidia bacterium genomic interval GCACGTCCGCTGCCTTACACGAGATTGACAAAACGCCTTTCTTGTGATATATTTTTATATAGAGATAGAGCGTCGTGCTAGCACCGGCCGGCGGCTGAAGATAGCCACAATCGCATACGGGGAAGACGAGGATTCACACCAACAGAATATAGGATTAGGAGGTGTGGCGATATCGTTTGCCCCAAGAGAAGGACCTTCGCTCGGGGTGGAGAACCCTGGCGGCGAAGGTTTTTTTAGTCTCCAGACTCTTTATGGGACATCAATACTCTGTCAACTTCAAACCAATGCGAGATTAAAGAAATGAAAGCCAAAGCATTAGTAATCCTTACGACTATGGCCATCTGCCTTTCCTTTGTAGCTGCAGTTTCTCCACCTGCGGCAGGCCCGGTTTTGTCAGACACATGGTATACAAGTCCAGGCGATAGCGTTCAATACGCTATTGACACAGCAGGCCCCAGAGATAGCACTACGCCCAGCATACAGCTGGCGGTACTCCTGGATGGGTCGGGCTCTATGAGCTTAGCAGAGTGGAACACCCAGATAAACGGGCTGCACCTTGCTATCATTGACCCATATTGCATACCCGATCACTATGTGGAGCTTACGGTTATTCAATTCTCTGAGAACTTGGAAGGCGGTGCTCGTACGGAAATTGGTCCCATTGTCGTAACTTATATCAATCGCAATGATGTCGCTGCTGACGTCTCGAAGATCATCCACGCTGAAGGGACAACAACTATCGAAGCCGGTATAGACCTGGCCTTATATGAAATCCGCAACTCTACAAACTTCGCCTCTGCCGCAAAGCAGATCATTAACATAAGTAGCGACATTGGACTGTATGTAGTTAATTTCAATTTAACGAAGTGGGCACGTAATAACGCTATACTTTATGGAATTGATGAGATCAGCGCAGAGGGAATCGGAGATATCCGTCGACCAACGGACATAAATTGGTTACGGGACGAAATTGTATGGCCCCGACCTGGTACTATAGCCCCACCATTCACACCCGGGTGGGTGTATGATGTTGGACTTAATGCTGGCTTGTTCAAGGAAGCCATCTGCCATAAGATTTGGTTTACACTTGCTCCGATACCTACGCCTACACCCACGCCTACACCTACACCCACGCCTACTTCTACACCTACACCTACACCTACACCAACGCCAGGCTCTACTCCTACACCAACGCCAGGCTCTACACCTACACCAACAACTACGCCCACACCCACACCAACAACTACGCCCACACCCACACCAACCCCTGACTACCCTACGGTAAAATGCTTCATCGCCACCGCAGCCTATGGCACATCGAGCGCTGCGGAAATCGACACTCTCAGAGCGTTCAGGGATGAGGTGCTGCTGGAAAGCACACTCGGCTCTCAACTTGTGGAGTGGTACTACCAGACCAGCCCCCCGGTAGCGGACTTTATATCGGACCATGAGGGGTTAAGGACGTTGGTGAGGGAGTTCTTGGTTGATCCCGTTGCTTGGGTAGTCGAAGCAACGGGGTCTCTATGGCGAGATTGAAGCGCCAGCCTTCCACAGCCTGTATTTAGGTCTAGTATCTCTTGGGGTGGACAGCAACGTCCGCCCCTTCTTTTTAACCAACAGCCTGCTGTGGCCAGCAGTGAAGCACTTGCATAAATACTACTTGCGACAACCCATTTTAGCTACTATTTAGCTACGGAGCTTGCCAAGGGGGGGGCTTATGTCAAGCCATGTCTGTCTAGGATAGGATAGTAGCTGTGGAATTTTTAGGGGGGTCTATTATATCGCCTTCACACCTTAACCCTAAAGCCCAGCCGGGCGGATTATGTGGGACTACTCGAGAATGGGTTGCCCCCTACGTTATAGCCCACAGTGGTTAAGGAATCCTAACCTTTTTTAAATAGCCTGCGTTTGATTGCTTTGTTGCCTGTAGGGGATGGGCTTTTCACAGCCTCGTCGGTAGGGGACGGGCTTTTCACAGCCTCAATAGTTGACCTCCACATCTCTTGTGCGTTTGAATGTTGCCACCGGATCAGCGCAATAGCCAAATCTGGATTCTCCTTCGCCCACTCTACCTGTTTGGGCGCTGGCGTGGCATCTAACTGGATAAGCGTAGCTGCCATAGAAACATCCAATCTTCGTCTTTTACCGGAACCAGCCCTTGTAAACTGAGAGCAGTCGCACATTATGCAACTTCCCTGCCCTTCCTCAAAACAGTCCTCACCGCTCTTCGAAATATAGCCGGTATACTTTGCACGATGATCCGACTTGAAATGGTGACACTTGCATAATTCATCGTCAACCAGTTCGTCAGTCTGTTTTATCTCACCATCTGTCATCTACTCTGCTCCTTACGATGTTTTTATAGAACTTCCTTTTTATTGTGTATTCCCTAAGGTCTCTATCTGCGGCGGTCACACATTCGATTTTTTCGTTGATATTAAAAATTTCTCTCTTGCCGCCACTTTGTTATCCTCTTGCCCTTGTATGAAGATTATCCTGCTATACCTAAAAATGCAGCAAAACACCTCCCGATATTCATTCCACCCCTTCTTATGTTTTTTGCAGTGTCTTCAGCTTCTTATAGCTCCTCGCTTTTCTACCATCTGAATCCCTTATAGTGTCCAGCTTCATACCGAGTTTCTATATAACGCCCTTTGCCATTATATAGCCTTTCTTCCCTTAACAACCATGAAAATACCTCTAATATCTCTGTTTGTCAAGTAAAAACAATATGGATTAAA includes:
- a CDS encoding CFI-box-CTERM domain-containing protein, producing the protein MSDTWYTSPGDSVQYAIDTAGPRDSTTPSIQLAVLLDGSGSMSLAEWNTQINGLHLAIIDPYCIPDHYVELTVIQFSENLEGGARTEIGPIVVTYINRNDVAADVSKIIHAEGTTTIEAGIDLALYEIRNSTNFASAAKQIINISSDIGLYVVNFNLTKWARNNAILYGIDEISAEGIGDIRRPTDINWLRDEIVWPRPGTIAPPFTPGWVYDVGLNAGLFKEAICHKIWFTLAPIPTPTPTPTPTPTPTSTPTPTPTPTPGSTPTPTPGSTPTPTTTPTPTPTTTPTPTPTPDYPTVKCFIATAAYGTSSAAEIDTLRAFRDEVLLESTLGSQLVEWYYQTSPPVADFISDHEGLRTLVREFLVDPVAWVVEATGSLWRD